In the genome of Phormidium ambiguum IAM M-71, the window AAGGCGTTCGGGGATTTAGTGGGGACAAAAAATAGCTTTGGCATGGGAATTTCTGCCTTAGCTGACAAAGAAGCTACTAAATCATAAAGTTCGGGCGCTTGTTCCCTAGCAAGTGGTTGTGCCTGATAAGCCATTAACGCGGCCCGATCGGAATAATACCAAGAACTAAAACTAGTGAATGCAGCAAAAGCTAACCCTAAGTAAAGTCCTTGTTCGTTACCGATTAGATAATAGCCAGCTAGAACTAATAAACCGCTAAGTAGTCCCAACAAAGCTGCTGTTTTAATTTGATTGATTCCCCGCATAATCAAAGTTGCTCTAGATTTTACAATTTTTATTCCAATTGTTATAAACTTCTCAGATTTGCCAGGTACAATGTCTCTACCTGATGAAAGAAAGCTCTCTCTTCCTGCTGACAGATAATAAAATAAAAGCTAATTTTGTGTTTTAGTATTTATTTGAATCATCTAATTAAACCCACAATTTACTTTTATTTATCATACTTCCTCGTTACTTATACCCTGGTTCTTCTTTCTCTTCTCTTCGCGCCCTTTGCGCTCTTCGCGGTTCAAAAAAATAGTTTAATATTAGCCATTATTTACTATAATAATAAAAGCAATTAGACCTTTTGACTAATTGTTGTACAGAGGGAGATTAAATATGCCACAATATACTTTAGCTGAAGATCCTACACTGGTTTTGACTGTGCCAGGTAAAAACGACACCAAAAAAAATCGAGAATCTGCTATAGAACAATTATTAGAATTAATGGATTCAGGAGAATTAAACATAGATTTAAAAGATGGTTTTGGGCCAGATCAATTAATTCTGATTAAAGATGGCAAAACCGAGGGAAATGCTAGTTTAAAAGAAAGTACAGGTGAAGATTCTGGAGTAGTGCAAGCGGTGCAAACTTTAACTCAATTTGCCAGCTTACGCCAGCGGGTTGAGGAGTTACGTCCAGCGGCACAAGAAGCGCGATCGCAAATTGATTTATTATTTGCTGGAGAAGTCACAGTAGAGCAAATTCAACAAATCAAAGAAGGATTAAAATCCCTGAAAAATTTTGCTCAAGTAAACATTCAATTTCGGGAATCAATAGGGGAAGCAGAAGCTGCCAGAAAAACTTTAGATGAAGCATTAACAACCGCAGCCTTAGAAAATGCTGCTTTAGAAAAAGCTGCGATCGAAAAAGCAACATCTACAGAAAAATTAGATTTGCCAACTTAGTTAACTAAGTTGGCATAATGGTAATGAGTAATAAATTAAGGGAAATGTTTTACAGCTAGGAAAAAGTCGCAGAACTTTTTTTTGTTTAGCTAATGGAGAGAATAGCTATTAACCAATCAGAGAAACGGGAAATCGAGGTTGGCTAAGGGTGAATGTATTATGTACAGTGTCTACATTCCCTACAGAAAGTTCGCTAGCATTAACGATCGCAACTAAATCTAGCTGGGGAGTACTTCCTCCATTACCATTAGTAATGGCGAATATCTTGGTTTGATATAAATTATCTGCTTTTTGAATCACATAATCTTCCGGTCTTCCTGCTAGTTGAATTACATCAATACCAGGGGAAATGATATCACCTCCTACAAGGTCAAAAACAGAAATTACAGCATAGTCAGCATCTCCTTGACCAACATAAAACTTTTGCCCGTTAGGATTTGTGGCGCTGCGTCCAACCCCCAGCAAGAAAATATCGCTAGAACTTGAATCAGCACCAACTAAAGTATCAACTTCACCCACACCAAGACTAGTAGGCACAATAGTGGAAGATTCTCCAGTAATTACATCAATTCCAACTCCAGCAATTATAGAATAGCCAGAATCGAATGCACTCACTACATCATTACCACCACTTCCGCTAAAAAAGCCGCGCCGAAGTTCTCTTTGACCATATTCTTGATAATGTTCTAAGGCATTAGCAAAAACACCTGTTTCAACAGCTAACGATACATCAGGATTGAAAGCTAAATAAGCTTTTTCGTTAAACGCTGAACCCTTACGACCTTCGTTTTTACCAAACTGAATAAAATGAGAAAAGCCAGAGGGTAAAGCTTTGGTTGCTACTGCATTAGCGACATCAGGATTAGTCTGCAAATAAAACTCTTCATTGTAGCTACTGTTGGAAATAAAACGTCCTTCTGCTTCGCCATATTGGATAAAATGTGCTAATCCAGAAGAAAACTTTCCATCAAAAACTGCTTGAGCAACATCAAAGTTTCTCGGTATAAATCCGAATCCAAAATAACTTCCTTCACTCCAAATAGGGGAAACAGAAGTTCGCTTTTCTTGTAATCCATACAATTCAAAATGCTGTCTACCGGATTGCAAAATACCTGCTTTAACAGCATCTGCTACATCTGGATTTTTGCTCAGGTAGTACTTTTCGTCAAATATGGCAAAGGTCATAAGTTTTGAATTTCAACACTGAAAATCAACGCTTACAATACTACAAATCTATAAGAAAGAATTTCGGATAAAGCGATCGAGCAAAACCTTAGTTGGGAATAAAATCACTTTTATAGCAGTCACCATAATTGTTAGGATGAATGAAAAGAAGTTTATCATTTGATTGATGGATTTTATCAATTGCTGGAATTTAATGAGCGGGGTCATAATGCGATCGCGCTTTTAGGTGTAGAGTTAGGATTATGGAAAGAAAACTACCAAAACCAAAAATAGATTTAGTTAAAAAATCTTGGTAACTTGTACTTTTCGGCATAATTTAACTTCTGTAATTTGTTCATCGCACTCTCAGCAGTTCGATAGTAGAGTTAATCTGGTTAGGTATGAAGGGAAAAGCGTAAGAAATACGATCGCTACCATATCCTTAAATAATATTCGGCAAGTGCGATCGCGTACTGTAGGCGATCGCACTCTAACAACGGCAATTAACCCTCAGCTTGACGCAGTTCCTTCAATTCTTCCGGGGTGAAAGGGTTGTTTCCTGCTTTGAGCGCGTCTACCCAACGCTGCCGTCGCTGCTTCTTATTTTTTGAGTAATTAAAGACACCAGTGTTTAGAACTGTCTGAAAGTCATCTAATGCGCCAGTTAGGTCGCCTGTTAATGCTCTAGCAAGTCCGTGACTATCTTGATAGCCTTTGTTACCAGGCTCCTGGTTAACAGCTTTTTCGCCAGCGTAGAGTACTTTATCGGCGTAACCGTGTAAAGAGCCAAACCAGCAGAGGGTACTCCAAGACTGAGCAGAGATACATAAATTAGGGTCAAGGCTGAGGGCTTGGTTATAAGCCTGAATTGCTTCCTCAACTTTACCTTTTCTCACCCAACTGATGCCTTGACTTAAGGAAACCGCAGCCGAAAATACTGGTTGTTGCGCCAACTCTGAGGGAGTATTAACTACTTCATGCAAACCTTTAGCATTTGCCCAATTTGTATTGTTATCCCATATAAGTGATGCAAGGTCGGCACGACTGAGGTTGGCATCACTGAGATTGGCACCACTGAGATTGGCACCACTGAGATTGGCACCACTGAGATTGGCACCACTGAGGTTGGCATCAACCAGGTACGCATCACTGAGGTCGGCACCGTAGAGGCTGGTATCAACCAGGTACGCATCACTGAGGTTGGTAGTGCCGAGGTTTGCAAGACTGAGGTTTGTACCGAAGAGGCTGGCAGCACTGAGATCAGCACCACTAAGCTTGGCACCACTGAGGTCGGTAGTGCCGAGGTTTGCAAGAGTGAGGTTGGCATCGGTGAAGTTGGTATCACTGAGGTTGGCACCGTAGAAAATAACACCGTGGAGGTTGGCACCGCTGAAGTTGGCACCATTGATGAATCTGATCAGAATTTGGTTAAAGAGATAGACACCTAAGCACTGACCATAGCCGATAATTTGGAGCAAGCGTGTTTCATCAAAATCTTGTGTGTTTGGCTGACCGCAAGGATAGAAGGCTATTCTATCTTTCAGGTCGTCTCTTTGTTGGGCATAGCGATGCAACTCAAACAGCAAAATCATCACATTCAACCCAGCACAAATATCCACCTGTCGCAGTCCCAGATGATTTTCTCGCTCTGGCAATTGCTTTCGCAACAGTTGCTTCTTAAACAGAGGCAAGTTTTCCTTTTCTGGAGGTGCATCAATAAATTCTCCGTTGCACCAACGCAGATAGAAATCTTGGAATCGTTCAAACAGAAGTACCACATCAATATCCGAATTTTCAACCAATAACCCACTCAGATATTCGACAATTTCCGGGGTTAAACCTCCATAGCCCAGCAGGTCATAAATCTGCTTATCCATTACCTCTTGTGAAACATCGTCTTCCTCACGCCTACCCCTTTTTACCTTCCGCGTCCAATCTTCAAAGCTTTCCAACAGTCGTTCTGCAAATAGAAACTCACCAAAACTTTTGTGGGTAAACTCCACCGAGCCGCCTTTATCCCCGGAAGCTGGCTTAATGTAGAAAGCAGTCAATAAATTATTGAGAACCTTCTCGTCTTTCACCTTTTCCAGGGAAGTATCCTGTCTAGCTTTTTGAATTAACTGCGCCACAGGGTCGTTGCTGTCTTTGAGTCGTGCTTCCAACATCGCAACTTTGGCGCATTCATTCCCCGACTGCACCACGCACAAAGCAGCCTCAGTCATAAACCGTCGCAAATCTTCGTTCTCCAGTCCAGCCAAACGCAAGTTTTCATTCTCACGCTGCTTTTCCAGTACCCACTTCACCGACTCATCATAAATGCGAATTTTCACTTTAATTTCGTCGTTTGCTTGAGCGAACATCTGGATATTAAGGCGTTGCTCTCGGTGCATTCTTCCCAGCAAATAGAGCAGTAAAGGTTCTCGTGCTAAATTATCGTTGATTTCCTTGGGACAAGAATCCAAAAACTGCTTAAAGTTAGCGGCTTCCGTCGCGCCAACTTTTTTTGCCCAATTATCCAGCCATATTTGCCGAATTGAGTCATCCATTTTTACAAGAGCGACTCGTTCCAAGCTTTTAGTTTGTGACAGCAACCGCTCAACTCCTTGCAGCGCCAAAGGACGACCCGTAACCAAAAACCGATGATGGCTATCCTTTTGAAATCTTTCTACCTGCTCCAAAAATTCTTGCAGTCCGCCGCTAGCTCGTCCCTCCAGCAAAAGTTCGTCAAACCCATCCAACAAAAACAAAAACCGAGTATTTTTATCCGTCAACCAGCCGGAATCAGTTTTAACAAAATCAACGTTTTCCAAATAGTTTTCTAAAGTCTCCGTCAGGCTATGCTCTAACGCTCTCAATTGCCGCAACCTAATCAAAATTGGGGTAAAACTTGGGTGTAATTCTCGCCGCACCCTTTCGGCAAACATCCGACAAAAAACACTTTTCCCCCGTCCTGCTTCTCCCTGCACAAACAATACATTACTCTTTTTTTGCGGGTCATCGAGCATTGTCTTTACCCACTCCTCAAGCTCGATGGGGTCTTTATCCCGAATTGCTTCACCTTTGTTATCCAGAAAATTGACCTTCAAGCGCACATACAAATCCCGAAAGGTAATATCCGTTTCATCAAAAATAGTTTCATCTGGTTTCGGTTTAATTTCCCTTTCCAAATACTCATCAATACTTAAATATTTCTCTAACTGCTCTCTAGCACCTAAACGATACAACTCTAGCAATGGCTTCACCGTATCACCAGCTTCTACCATTGCTCGTAGCATATACTCATTAGTCTTCCGCGCCACCCGTTCGGTTAAAGTTTTTGCCTCTGCTTCCGTCAACCCCGCCTGTTGCAACCGTTGCTGTAAAACACCGTTGAAAACCTCTGCTAGTTTGGATTCATGAAAATAGACAATAGCTTTTCTGGCTTCCAGTTCATCAATTTCCACCTCACCCAATTTCTTGATTTCCCCCGCTACAGGTTCCGAAACTTCCGTTTCACCAATGCGCGTTAATAACTCCTGATTCTCTTTAAGAATTGCCTGAAAGCTTTCCAAATAAGCAACCTGACTCACCAGCGCCACGCAATTTTCCAAACTTGGCTCTTTCTTGGTGACATCAGCAATCAGTTTTAAAATCGAAATAGCGATTGGCGCAAAGGGAATTACCGAAGCAGCAATTTGACCCAAAGGCGCATTCAGTACATCCAGCAACGACGATATTTGTTCTACATAAGGCTTGAGGGTTTGAGCATTAATATTTGATTTTTGCTCCTTAAAAGCTTTCGCCAAATCGAAAACAGCTTTAGCTGCTTCAGCGCCAGTCTTCGTTCCCTCCGTAAGTTGTTCCCAGTTCAACTCTCGAACATCTGTTGTCAAAAATTTCCACAGCTTTATCGCCATTGCTGATTCTCCTTGCCTACATTATAAATTTTGGCAAAAAAATCAAGTATCAACAGCTACTTGAAACTTATTCACTTTTACTTAAGGAAACATTCGGGTAAATGCAGCTAGACTCAAATCTCCATTAATTCGCACGCGATTTAATGTTAACCAACCTTGTTTAGGATTAGCATATCCAGGTTTAGTAGTCACAGCAAATTTGTAGCGAGCGGCTCCAGTAGCTTTAACAGCTTCATAATTGTAGCGCCCAATAGGGTAAGCAAAAGCAATTACTGGCTTACCTGTATATTTAGTTAAAATTTGTTTGGAGCCGAAGATTTCTTGGTAAACTTTTTTGCTAGGAACAGTTGTTAAGTCGGGGTGAGTTTTAGTATGAGCGCCAATATCTATTAAGCCAGAACTTATCATTTCTTTGATTTGTTTTTGGGAAAGATGATTGGCATCATCAACAAAATTAGTAATTACAAATATAGTGGCTTTGAATTTATACTTTTTTAAAATGGGATAAGCAATTGTGTAATTATCTTTATAGCCATCATCAAAAGTCAGCAAAATTGGTTTGGGAGGTAGCGGTTTTCCTAATTTCCAGTGATTCTCCAAAATGTTAAAACAAATAGATTGATAACCAGCTTTGTGTAAATGTTTAATTTGACTGGCGAACTTAGCAGGTGCTACTAATAAATTGTTTCTCCGATTAATCCCAATTGAATGATACATAAGAATTGGTATCGGTTGGGGAGATGATTTTAAGAAAGCTTGTTTAATTGGTGTTTTAGCTAAAGCTTTTACAGATTTTTCCTGTAAAAATTTAGATTTTTTGATGTATTTTTTAGCAACTGAGGATATGTTGGAAGGCTTTTCTGTCACTGCCATATTTTTTAAATTCGGAGGAGATGCAGTTAATTGAATTGCGGGAGAATGCGATTTGTAGTTTGTGCTGCATCCAAATAAAGTAATGATTGTGATGAGCAATGATAGATTAGCGATCGATTTATACATAAAATTATCTCAGGTTGCAGTTTTTTAGAACAAAGTTAGTAATTATCTTCTCAAATTATCAAGATAAAAATCTTCAGCAACCATAAAATTTAAGAAATATTTAAAGTTGCTTTTATGGGAATTTCAATAATAAACTCTGCTCCTTTACCTTGCACAGAATTACAAGTAAGATTACCTTGGTGTTTTT includes:
- a CDS encoding pentapeptide repeat-containing protein — encoded protein: MAIKLWKFLTTDVRELNWEQLTEGTKTGAEAAKAVFDLAKAFKEQKSNINAQTLKPYVEQISSLLDVLNAPLGQIAASVIPFAPIAISILKLIADVTKKEPSLENCVALVSQVAYLESFQAILKENQELLTRIGETEVSEPVAGEIKKLGEVEIDELEARKAIVYFHESKLAEVFNGVLQQRLQQAGLTEAEAKTLTERVARKTNEYMLRAMVEAGDTVKPLLELYRLGAREQLEKYLSIDEYLEREIKPKPDETIFDETDITFRDLYVRLKVNFLDNKGEAIRDKDPIELEEWVKTMLDDPQKKSNVLFVQGEAGRGKSVFCRMFAERVRRELHPSFTPILIRLRQLRALEHSLTETLENYLENVDFVKTDSGWLTDKNTRFLFLLDGFDELLLEGRASGGLQEFLEQVERFQKDSHHRFLVTGRPLALQGVERLLSQTKSLERVALVKMDDSIRQIWLDNWAKKVGATEAANFKQFLDSCPKEINDNLAREPLLLYLLGRMHREQRLNIQMFAQANDEIKVKIRIYDESVKWVLEKQRENENLRLAGLENEDLRRFMTEAALCVVQSGNECAKVAMLEARLKDSNDPVAQLIQKARQDTSLEKVKDEKVLNNLLTAFYIKPASGDKGGSVEFTHKSFGEFLFAERLLESFEDWTRKVKRGRREEDDVSQEVMDKQIYDLLGYGGLTPEIVEYLSGLLVENSDIDVVLLFERFQDFYLRWCNGEFIDAPPEKENLPLFKKQLLRKQLPERENHLGLRQVDICAGLNVMILLFELHRYAQQRDDLKDRIAFYPCGQPNTQDFDETRLLQIIGYGQCLGVYLFNQILIRFINGANFSGANLHGVIFYGANLSDTNFTDANLTLANLGTTDLSGAKLSGADLSAASLFGTNLSLANLGTTNLSDAYLVDTSLYGADLSDAYLVDANLSGANLSGANLSGANLSGANLSDANLSRADLASLIWDNNTNWANAKGLHEVVNTPSELAQQPVFSAAVSLSQGISWVRKGKVEEAIQAYNQALSLDPNLCISAQSWSTLCWFGSLHGYADKVLYAGEKAVNQEPGNKGYQDSHGLARALTGDLTGALDDFQTVLNTGVFNYSKNKKQRRQRWVDALKAGNNPFTPEELKELRQAEG
- a CDS encoding polysaccharide deacetylase family protein, translating into MYKSIANLSLLITIITLFGCSTNYKSHSPAIQLTASPPNLKNMAVTEKPSNISSVAKKYIKKSKFLQEKSVKALAKTPIKQAFLKSSPQPIPILMYHSIGINRRNNLLVAPAKFASQIKHLHKAGYQSICFNILENHWKLGKPLPPKPILLTFDDGYKDNYTIAYPILKKYKFKATIFVITNFVDDANHLSQKQIKEMISSGLIDIGAHTKTHPDLTTVPSKKVYQEIFGSKQILTKYTGKPVIAFAYPIGRYNYEAVKATGAARYKFAVTTKPGYANPKQGWLTLNRVRINGDLSLAAFTRMFP